Below is a window of Dictyostelium discoideum AX4 chromosome 1 chromosome, whole genome shotgun sequence DNA.
aaaatgaaaaattatcttGAAAAAATGAgttttttaacaaaattaTGTGactttttttaagttttggCATAGGGTTTCCTTTTTAGattaacaaaaaatattGCAAAGTTGGTTATAttcaataacaatattaaaaatggttaatttatcttaaaaaatcgataaaaaattaataatgattataaaaaaaaaaaaaaaaaaaaaaaaaaaaaaaaaaaaaaaaaaaaaaaaaaaaaaaaatggataaaaaaaaaaaaaaaagaacaatcagtttcaaaaataataaataaattaaataaatcaaataaataaataaaaaaataaaaaaatgggtattgaaaatcaatttcaacaacaaattccaCAACCATTGTTAGTTCCAGTAAATGAAATAAACCAAGAAAAATATATTGTCAACCAATATTCAAAAACTCAACTTAAAGGTTCATTTTTAAAGGGATTTTCTGAAACATTTCCATATGAATTGACAAATGTAATGGCTCCACAAGACTATCAAagtattattaaagaaataaatggaatatcaaaaactaaaaaaattcCAATCAAAGGATTTTTCGGTTTATTAGTAGTTTCAATCACTCTTTTATTCTTTAGTCCTTTGGCTTTCGTCGTTATTTTCCCAATtgcaatttctttaattacaGTTTCATTAGTTTGTGTGCAATATTTCTCAAAGAGAATTCAAgagaaaattgaaaaaaccttaattaattttaataatgtctTTGCAATTCGTAGAGTTAACATTGAACTTTCAAAGAAATGTATGTTTTTGAAAACCAAAGTTAAAATTGTCTATCCAGCATCTCTTGCAATTCAACCAGTTATGTACAATATTCAACCAATTCAACAAGCTTTTTATCAACAACCAACAACAGTTGGAAAAGTTGAAACAACCAAAAATGAAGATACAGcttctttattatcaaaagtttaaataatttatttttttaaaattaatttataaaataaattattatcagttttttaaataacatttaatgattttttatttttattttatttttttaaaatttttaaaattaaaataattattgccATCTTTTGGCACCAtctttcattaaataatttacagcatcattaaatgaaattgttgaatAACCTGATGAATCATATCTAGAAGCAAATGAATCACTTCTTAAAACTGGTAATAACATGAAGGCACGTGATCCATTATcataaacaacaacaccatttGAATCAAAGAGCCATTTATATCTTCTATAATAATCGTATTCCAATAATCTAAAGTAATAAATTTGGTTATTAGATAAtaggtaaaattaaaaaaataaaactatttaaatgGAAATCTTACTCGAATGCATAAATCATATAGTTTTGGTAAAcatagtaataattatttgataatttttgaGTTACATGAGTAAGCTATaggtaaaaaataaagaaaaaattagtaaaaaatattaaaaaaaaaggaatggattgttgtttttgttttatagAGGTACCtcttcatcattaatttgtttatagTCATAACCAGTGGTTAATTCTAATGTCTCTTCACATTTTGCAATACCTTCTACCAGACCTTGTTGGGATTCAAGAGAATAAGCTTTTATGAAGGACGAACCTTTCATTTGTGTTAATGAAGTGTCAACATCAAATCCGGATACTCTTTGGTCATAAAGATATCTTAAATAGCATGCAACTGGCTTTGCTACAactaattttcaaaaaataaaatttaaaattattaataatcttAAAGATAAtggttaattaaaaaaggtaatGTTTTTATAATGGCTTACTGTTAAAACGGTATGAAACTGAAGTATTTTCTGATTGTTTATAACcaacataaaaataaaccttCTCCGACCATTCTGATTCACACATAACAAATGGTTGTGGTAGTGTTTGATTGGTGGTAGCATCTGAAATATCTGACTATTTTCCATTGATATCAATATCTAtagatttaatttctttatttaaaatataataaaattaataattacattttttttacatgttacactattatttaaatcaaaatctcGTAAAGATgctaaatttgaaaattgtttttgtaaCTCTACATCATTAATATGTATtacttttgtttttttatcttcaatagattccatttttatttatttttgtttaaaaaaaaaaaaaaataattcaaaaaaaagaaaaaaatctaattttaaaaaaaaaaaaatatatctcaaaaaaaaaaaaaaaaaaataattaaaaaaaaaaaattaaataaaataaaataatcgaTTGCTTATCGAAGAAAttagatattaatttttttttttttaataattaatcaattaagaTCCGCAAAAAACCAAGatagcaaaaaaaaaaaccgttttaaaatgtttacaaattttattttattttaattattttattttagttttttttttttttttaatagataataaagatatttgataattttttatattggttGTGATCATCACAATGATTGTGAGAtgagatattttatttttattttattttttttattttttttttttattttcaacgTAACCATGATTGATCAATTACAGAAACGTCTTTAATGTATTCACTcctatcaattttaaaagtttcacCAAACAAGACAAATTGATTAGACTCTGGAACAACAGAAGAAGTTGGGTGTAACAAAACCTTACGAATTGGTTCAACAATGGTTTCATAAGAATTATCAGTTGTTGATTTTGCTACATTGTTAAAGAAACCcgataaaaatgattttttaatatgatcAGTTGATTGTTTACTACTACTTCCATCATCATTacatgataataatttaactgAAACTTTTgttaaacaatttaataattgatttttaatttgttgaaCAGTTTGAATCgtttgaaaattaatttgattatcatTACACCAAATTGGTGAacatttatttgaaataaatgaattgtaaacatttaataatgttaaatGATCACTTTGACTATCAATTAAtgctgatgatgataatttactattaataaaaagatcatttttgttattaataagtaacattgaaataatatttaaaatttgttcaCTACAACCAAGTTTTTCAGATTCAATAATTACTTTTGAATAAATTGGTTCTAATGGTAAACCAACCATAGTATTACCAATTGATGTTAATTTTGATGATCCATTATCTTGATTTGATGAAATTGCACCTAATCTAAATAATTCATTcaatgattgattgattaattctaatgatggtgatgtaatcatttcaaaactttttaaattatcaatattaaatgattttaattgtaaaataaaaggTGTTagatttttacatttttcaatttcaggagtagttgttgttgttgttattgaaGAATCTTCATTACCAAATGAAAGAGTGGAAACATTATCTGAACcaaagaaatttttaatttcatttgcatttgaattggttgatgttaatataacaatttttaaatctggtctttttgttgttgaaatttctaatttctttaataatgctaataataaatcagtACTTAATGAACGTTCATCAACTTGATCAATAATTAGAattgaataattatttaataatggatCAACAATCATCTCTCTTACTAATAAACCATcagtaataaatttaatttttgattcatTTGAAACTTTTTCTTCAAATCTAATACCATATCCAACAGTTTTACCAACTTGTTCATTCATTTGTTTTGAAACTAATTCTGCTAATTTAATTGCGTTACTTCTTTTTGCTTCTGTACaaacaattgttttatttgttggattatcatttaaaaataattttggaaTTTCACTTGCTTTTTCAGTTttatcaccaccaacaataattaatatttttttaatttctaataatgataaaatttcttttttattcattttgtaaagagttaataaaaataataacaataaaaataaaaaattattaaatagtttttttttttttttttttttttacctaaattatcattagttTACTGAATGAATTTCCTATACTGatgaaattttcatttttctgAAAgtctattttttttgttttattttaacaaaagcaacttttatttatgaaaatttttaaattaaaaaataaaaaaaacattgttTCAAAACGATGGGTGattttaacattttatttattaggtTACATTTAGATTATAatacgaaaaaaaaaataaaaaaataaaaaaaataaaaaaataaaaaaaaaaataaaaataaaaaatgattaaaaaggACAAAAATGTGTAAAAATGACAGCTGttcttttatcttttatttttttaatttttattttataatgtatttttttttttttttttttaataagatTATCTCCAGTTACCATAAAtatccaaataaaataaatcccTTTCCTCTTAGtcgttttttttattttttatttttttttattttttaatttttttttaatttttattaaaaatgataaaactcTTCACCAGCATACTCAAATGAATTACCATTTGATCTATGAAGTTTTTCAAGTTCTTCttcaattttcattaatctattatattttgataatcTTTCAAATCTACAAGGTGCACCAGATTTTATTTCACCAGTACCAAGACCAACTACAAGATCAGCAATGAAATGATCATCAGTTTCACCTGAACGATGACTAACTAAACAACCCCAACCAGCTTCTTTTGCAAGTTTTGCAGCTTCAATAGTTTCAGTTAGTGTACcgatttgatttattttcaataataatgaatttacaGTTTTCTCAGAAATtgcttttttaattctttctgGATTTGTACAAAGTAAATCATCACCAatgatttgaattttattaccaattgCAGCTGTAATTTTACCATGATTTTCCCAATCATCTTCACCAAATGGATCTTCAAAGAATGCAATTGgatacttttttaaaatctctaAATATCTAGACATTAATTGCTCACCACTATTTAAACTAGACTTCAAATGTGAGGATCCTATATTCTTGAAATCCATATCATATTTTGAAGTCTTTGGATTCCAAAATTCTGAAGCAGCAGaatcaataccaattttaataacatCTTGATAGCCCGAATGATTGATAGCATCCACTAACAGAGTTAATGCTTCTTCAGGTGAAGTCAAATTTGGTGCAAAACCACCTTCATCTCCAACATTTGTAGCATCCAAACCATATCTTTCCTTGATGATCTCTTTGAGTGAATGGTAGACTTCTGAACCATAACGCAATGcttctttaaattttggtGCACCAATGGGTACTAGCATAAACTCTTGAAATGGTAGTCTATTACCTGCATGTTTTCCACCATTAATAACATTAAAACATGGTACTGGTAAACGAATATTACTATTTCCAGCCAATTGTGAAATGTAACGGTACAAGGGCACACCTTTAATAGAAGCGGCTGCTCTTGCCACTGCCATTGATACACCAACGATTGCATTGGACCCAAGTTTTGATTTATTCTTTGTACCATccaattcaatcattttatCATCTATTGCTTTTTGATTATCAACTCTCATACCTTTCAATGttggtgatattaaattatttacattaacAATTGCATTCAAAACACCATATCCAAAATAACGACTTTTATCACCATCTCTTAATTCAAATGCTTCATGAATACCAGTTGATGCTCCACTTGGTACTTTGGCTGAAAACATTCCTTCACTTGTCCATACTTCAACTTCTAATGTTGGATTACCTCTACTATCCAAAATTTCTCTagctttaattgattcaatactcattttttaaaattataattattaaaatattaaaaataataataaaaaaataattattcaaataaataaaattatttaaaataataataataattatttaaattaaaaaaaaaaaataataaaaataaaaaaagagtgTGGTGTGTTATACAactctttttattaattgtttacaaatgaatatttattaaaaaattccaTGAATAAATGGTgggataaaaataataaaaaaaaaaaaattttaaatttgatagggttatttaaaaaataataataataataataataataataattttatcatgGTCTTTCTTTCaatatattttctttatattcCATTGGGcgaataatattattttcttaattgatcgaaataaaaaattcaaaaatagtAATTCAGAGTAAGGGcataatttgataattgtaaAACGAGTTTTTGATTTGTTAAACTCCACCTCTTGGACcaagtttattaaaaaatgaagctatcatttttaaatttttcccaaaattaatttgaactgatttagaattaatctctaatgatttatttgaagaaaatgatgatgatgattacgATGATTTGTGACACATAAATTTTCAACCCCCATACCAcaaacattattaatttatttttttatttttttttattagttttaattaaaatattattatttttttatttttttttttttttttgtggtaaatatttaactttaattctttgtttgaatagtttatttgtattttattttttatatcaaataatctaaaaaaaaaaaagaataaaaaaaaaaaaataaaagaaaaaaataaaaaaataaaaaaataaaaaattcattgtAATATTACAAAGTAGTATTAAAAACTCTTTTCTATGTACGGATATcaaaaaattacttttattatattaatttatttttatttttattttatttattatttttaatatttatttttatttttattttatttaaagttttatatttcaaaataattggAACAATATCTAtctaaaaaaagtaattgttGAAAACATTGTATAATACTTTTTTAGTgctttcactttttttttttttttttttttttttttataaaaaaaataaatttaaatttttattaagaaAATACTaagaatttatttaaataatacccttttacaattttcttattttgaatatttccagatttggaaattttcttttttggctATTGGATTTTACTTAAAATAGTAAAActtcctttttttaatttcaaataattttaaaaaattgaaaatgatctcgtaaaaatagaaactttgtttgaaaaaaaaaaaaaaataatcatttatacaaatgtaaaaaaaaaaataacaaatagaAAACAAATCTAActctaaaaattaaaaaggttTAGATAAAAGTTGAttgatattataaaatataaaaaaaaaaggtaaagttattaaaaaaattaaataaataaataaataaataaataaataacaaattaaatctaactttaatattcttttttataaagtaattttatcaaataaaaatgatttacattcaattataatcaagataatataatataatataatataatataataaaatatatgaatcaataccaataaaaTGAAAGAGAAAGGAAAGATTTATCTATGCACTATATCATAAAGAAaggttgataataataaaatataaatattatttctaaacaaataaaattaatcaattctAATCAAATGTCAGAGAAGGAAAGATTTATCTGTGCACTATGGCATTTTGAAAAGAGGATGatatcattaataaataaaaaattagaatccaaaaaaccaaaaataaattaaaaaaactaaaaactaaaaataaaattaaaaggtttaataaaatgtatattttttttttttttttttttattttttttggtggtATTCTTTGGGAAAGTgtgaaaaagttttttttttttttttttaaaattattaattattttgtttaaaaacaaaacaaaacaaaataaaaataattttaaaaaaaagagattgaataatagttttaaaaaataattgtttattaaatactttttaacaaaattgaaaaaacataAATGTTTAATAAAGTTTTCCCTTCTTTAATCTGTTGGCTGGTTCAGAGAAGAGTTTAGTACCATCATTACTCCAGTAAATGTAGAGAGCT
It encodes the following:
- the enoB gene encoding 2-phospho-D-glycerate hydrolase → MSIESIKAREILDSRGNPTLEVEVWTSEGMFSAKVPSGASTGIHEAFELRDGDKSRYFGYGVLNAIVNVNNLISPTLKGMRVDNQKAIDDKMIELDGTKNKSKLGSNAIVGVSMAVARAAASIKGVPLYRYISQLAGNSNIRLPVPCFNVINGGKHAGNRLPFQEFMLVPIGAPKFKEALRYGSEVYHSLKEIIKERYGLDATNVGDEGGFAPNLTSPEEALTLLVDAINHSGYQDVIKIGIDSAASEFWNPKTSKYDMDFKNIGSSHLKSSLNSGEQLMSRYLEILKKYPIAFFEDPFGEDDWENHGKITAAIGNKIQIIGDDLLCTNPERIKKAISEKTVNSLLLKINQIGTLTETIEAAKLAKEAGWGCLVSHRSGETDDHFIADLVVGLGTGEIKSGAPCRFERLSKYNRLMKIEEELEKLHRSNGNSFEYAGEEFYHF